TCCAATCTTCTAGTTGTTTGTTTTTGCTCGCGAAGGCGGGTGAAGTTGATGGCTCTAAAATTTTCAAATTGGAAAAGTTATTTTTATCGAGTCCGAGTTTTTGACTATTTTGTTCTAAGTCATATTGAATTTTATTTAATTTATTTCCGATTGTTACTCCTATAATTTGTATTTTTTTTTCTTTAAAATATTCTAAAGCGGATAGAGCCGTAAATCCAGTTCCTATATCTAGGAAAAGATAATCAAATGTATCCGCATTTTCAATTTCTCGCCAGAGAAAATTTAAGGAAGATAAACTTGTTTCATGAATTCCGAATTCAGGAATTACGAATCCATTTGGAAATCCTTTTTTGAATTCATGAATATAAAACTCACGATTTGATTTAGATTTTAAGAAAATACTTGTATCAGAAAATCTTTTGGTTAATATTGAATTGCCTGTAGTTAATTTTGGGTCATTGGTATAAAATAGACTATGAACTTGAAAATTCTCCAAGTGAAACATTGTTGTATAGGTTGCCATAAAGTTGGAATTTGGATTTCCGTACAATAGTATGTCCTTTATTTGTCCTTTTTTTAAGAATTGAATTAGTCCCTGTATTTTTTTTAGTTTTAATCCAAAACCTGCGAAACTTTTATCTTCTCTTTTAATTGAGAGCGTAAAATTGGGATAAGATTCAAAAATATGAATCGGGGAAGTTTTATAATAATTAAAATTCATCTTACTTCAAAATTTATTTCATCTAAAATTTTATTTTTTTCTGTTTTAATGGTTAATTTATATTTGCCCGCTTTGGGATTCCATAAATATAACCCTTTTGTATTTCCTAATTTATTCCCATTAAGTGACCAGTAGGAATTGTTGTCTGATTTTGTGGATTCAAAGTAAATTTTTTGATTTTCAAAAGGTATATCAGGATCAATGGCAAATATAGTTTGGTCGGCTGGATGTAAAATTTTGATGAGATTCGTATTTTTATTTTGCGCAGAGATAAAAATATCTTCTTTTTCTTTTTGTATTTTGTTTTCCTTTGTATATATTTCAGTTGGAAGTCGATTCATTATTTCACGCCAAACTGGTGCAGCTCCAGTAACCCCGCTCACATTCCACATTGGTTCACCAGAAAAATTTCCTACCCAAACACCGACCGTATACTTTGTATTATACCCAACGCACCAATTATCACGCATATCTTTACTAGTTCCTGTTTTTACACTACTTGGAAACTTTGTAACAAGTGGGTTTTCTAATCCAAAACTCAATGCCCTCGCTTCATTGTCCATTAATATATCAGTCACCATTTCCGCAGCTTTTTCTGAGTAAATTCGAAATGGGGTTTCCATTGGATCAGATTTTTTTAGTCTGAAATTGGAATACATTCCTTTGTTGGCTAATAATCTGTATGCGTTTGTTAATTCAAGGAGGCTTATATCGAGGGACCCGAGTGCTATCGACAAACCGTAGTAATTCGCTTCTTTTAATTCAGTGAATCCCATTTCAGAAAGTTTGGACAAAAATTCATCAGCATTTAACATGGAGTATACTTTTACAGCTGGGATATTTAGGGAAGAGGCTAATGCTACTCTCGTTGTTACATCTCCATGAAATGAGTCTTGGTAATTCGAAGGACTGTAAATTCCAGTTCCTACTTGAATATCAATTGGGTTATCGTTTACTATCGTATTATCCGTAAGAATATTTTTATCGAATGCTAGTCCGTAAATAAATGGTTTTAAAGTTGAACCTGCTTGTCTTCTGGATCGAATCCCATCTATTTCATAGGCAGACGATGTATCCTTTCCGGCTCCGCCAACGTAAGCGAGAATATTACCAGTCGAATTCTCTAAAATTAAAACTGCCCCATCTTTTACATTTTTTGTTTTTAAATGGAGTAATTGTTTTCTAAGTATATCTTGGGCTAAAATTTGAAATTCTAAGTCTAGAGTAGTGTTTATTTGATGTTTGCCGGACTCATTGATTTGATGCGCAATATGATAAGTAAACCCATTTCTTGGTTTGATAAAATAAGAATTTGTAAATATTTCTTTTACCTTGTCCTTAACTTTTTCACAATCAGATTCTTTGTTTTGTTCTTTTGCAATATAACAAGCTCTTTGGGTGATTCGATTTTCTTTTCCTGACGGGGATTTAAAAAAAGAAACTATAATACTTGCTTCTATTTCATCTAATCCGTGTGCTTCTTTTTGGAATAGGGCACGAGAAGCTGCATCGATTCCAACAAGTTCTCCTTTAAAATTTACTAAGTTTAAATAGGCTTCTAGGATTTCTTCCTTCGACCAAATGTTTTCCAGTTTTTCTGCATAGTTGATTTGATCCCATTTTTGAGAAAAGGTCCTCCCGTTTGTTTTTACTTTTAA
This sequence is a window from Leptospiraceae bacterium. Protein-coding genes within it:
- the pbpC gene encoding penicillin-binding protein 1C, producing the protein MVKLLVTIKFIMGFLFVTVNLFSNEIPKFIDVKKSIITSELVIMDRFGKPLHEIRNNKYIRRTNWVPLENISLNVLNSLLIAEDKRFFDHKGVDWKAIADGALRYFTFRGKRGGSTITMQLASILDSRLKVKTNGRTFSQKWDQINYAEKLENIWSKEEILEAYLNLVNFKGELVGIDAASRALFQKEAHGLDEIEASIIVSFFKSPSGKENRITQRACYIAKEQNKESDCEKVKDKVKEIFTNSYFIKPRNGFTYHIAHQINESGKHQINTTLDLEFQILAQDILRKQLLHLKTKNVKDGAVLILENSTGNILAYVGGAGKDTSSAYEIDGIRSRRQAGSTLKPFIYGLAFDKNILTDNTIVNDNPIDIQVGTGIYSPSNYQDSFHGDVTTRVALASSLNIPAVKVYSMLNADEFLSKLSEMGFTELKEANYYGLSIALGSLDISLLELTNAYRLLANKGMYSNFRLKKSDPMETPFRIYSEKAAEMVTDILMDNEARALSFGLENPLVTKFPSSVKTGTSKDMRDNWCVGYNTKYTVGVWVGNFSGEPMWNVSGVTGAAPVWREIMNRLPTEIYTKENKIQKEKEDIFISAQNKNTNLIKILHPADQTIFAIDPDIPFENQKIYFESTKSDNNSYWSLNGNKLGNTKGLYLWNPKAGKYKLTIKTEKNKILDEINFEVR